Below is a window of Mycobacterium dioxanotrophicus DNA.
ACAGACGAATCGGAAGAACAAGCAAGGGGTGAATCGGTGATGGCGTACGAATTCGAGTCCGACGAGTGGGCGAGGGCCAACCACCAGCTGTCCGAGATGGACCGCGCCACAACGGCGATCAGCACCCGCCAGTCGGTCGGGATGTGCGGCGACCTGGACGACGTGCGATACGGGGGAGCCGACTACCGATGACCGCCGCGACCATGAAAGACGGTCTCCACCGGGTCGTTCCGGAAGAGGTCTACCACGCTGACCGTGGATCGCTCTCGGTGTCGGGCGCGAAGCTGCTGCTGCCGCCCAGCTGCCCGGCCAAATTCCGGTGGGCCATGGACAACGAGCGGAAACCCAAGAAGGAATGGGACTTCGGGCACGTCGCCCACCATTTGATCCTCGGCAAGGGCGCCGAGTTCGCGGTGCTGGATCCAGCGGTGCACGGGCTCAAAGCCGACGGCACGATGTCGGAGAAACCGACGGCGACCACCAAGTGGAGGAACGCGGCCGCCGAGGCGCGCGAGCGTGGCCAGGTCCCGATCTCGCTGAGTGACCACAGCGCAGCCGAAATGCTGGCCGCCAGCGTGCTGCAGCACCCGGCGGCCGGCCCGATCTTCCGTGACGGTGACGCCGAAGTCAGCCTCTACCACACCGATCCGGAGACCGGTGTGCAGAAGCGGGGCCGGGTCGACTGGCTCGAACCAAACGGCGACATCGACGACGTGAAGACCAGCACCACCGCAAACCCGGCCGAGTTGGTCCGGAAGTTCTGGACGCTCAGCTACTTCATGCAGGCGGCCTGGTACCGGGATCTCGTCATCGCGCTGGGTATCGCGGAGAACCCGCGGTTCCGGTTCGTGGTGGTGGAGAAAGAACCGCCGTTCGTCGTGACGGTCGTGGAGTACGACGACCAGGCCATCGCCGAGGGGCAGCGGCTCAACCGTGAGGCCATCCGCCTCTATGCCGAGTGCCAGGAGCGCGGTGTGTGGCCGGGCTACAGCGACGACGTCGTGACCATCAGCCTGCCCGGCTGGGCCGCCCGTGAGGCCGAGGCCGCAGTGACGCAACAAGAAGCAGAACACCTCATTGCCGAATTGGAAGGGATCTATCAGTGACAAGCGCCGAAGTGGTTCGCCAGACACCGCAGCAGAAGACGCTCGCCAAGCTCATCACCGACATGACGCCAGAGTTGGCGAAGGCGTTGCCGAGGCACGTCACCCCCGAACGTATGGCGCGCATCGCCGTCACGGTTGTGCGGGCGACACCGAAGCTGGCGGAGTGCTCGCCCGCGTCGTTCCTGGGTGCGCTGCTCACGGCCAGCCAGCTGGGGTTGGAGCCGGGCCCGACTGGTGAGGCGTATTTCGTGCCGTACAAGCAGACGTGCACGTTCATCCCGGGTTATCGGGGCTTGATCAAGCTGGCCCGCCAGTCGGGTCAGGTGTCCGACATCTACGCCGAAATCGTCTACGCCAACGACAAGTTCAAGGTCACGCGTGGTCTGCAGCGCAACATCGAGCATGAGGAAGCGGCCGACCGCAACAACCGCGGCAAGCCGACTGACGTGTACGCGGTGGCGAAGTTCAAGGACGGGACCACCACGTTCGTCACGATGACGGTCAACGAGGTCGAGGCGATCCGCAGGCGGTCGATGGCGGCGAATAACGGTCCGTGGGTGACGGACTGGGAAGCGATGGCCAAGAAGACCGCGGTGCGGCAGTTGTCGAAGTGGTTGCCGTTGTCGGCGGAGTTCAATAGCGCTGTGTCGCTGGACGGCACGGTCCGCACCGATGTGGGCCCACTGGTGGATGCGCAGACGGAGTTCATCGACGGCGAGGTGGTTCCGTCCGGGCAGCCGGAGATCGCCGCGTCGGCCGAGACTCCCGCCGATGACCCGCAGATGGTTGACGGCGAGCCGACCCAGATCCGCATGGCCACGAAGGCGCAACTCACCAGGCTGGCGCAGATCCAGAAGTCGGAGAAGTACGACTCCGACGACGAGTGGTTTTCCTACCTCGGTGATGCGGCTGGGGTGAAGGCTAGGCGTACGGCTGATGTGACGTACGACGAAGCCGCCGCGGTTATTTCGCTGTTCGACGGGCCGGAGCAGTGACGGCCCTGAGCGTGGTGGAGGCGTACTCCATCGTCCACTGCGGGGAATGCGGTGTGCCGTTCGCGCTCAACGATGACTTCATCCGCGAGCGCAGGAGGGACCACCGGACGTGGTACTGCCCGAACGGCCACAGCCGCTACTACCCCGAGAAAAACGAGACCGAGGTGGCGAAGGCTGCAGTGGCTCGGCTCGAGCGGCAGTTGGCCAACCGGGATGAGGATCTGCGCGCGGCGAAGGCGGCGCACGCGGTAACGAAGGGCAAGTTGACCAAGACGCGCAACCGGATCGCCAAGGGTGTGTGCCCCTGCTGCAACCGGTCTTTCGCGAATCTCGGTCAGCACATGGCCAACAAGCACCCGGAGTTCGCGGAGGCGTCGAAATGACGTGGGCTGAGGCGGCGACGTGGATCGCGTTGTTCGTCGTCTTCGGGTGGGTCTTCCGATGACCCTGACCCCCGCTGAGCACTACCAGCGTGCTGACGAGCTGCTGGCTGAGTTGGAGCACGCCGACCCGCAGGTGGCGCCGAAGTTGCCCCACGTCGCATTCAAGCTCCGGCTGGCCGAACTGCACGCTCAGTTCGCCCAATCCCCGTGGTGGCCCGGACTAGTCGACGAGCCGGACTATGCCGACTTTGACGACCTGGACCCGGGCGCCCAGCGCCACCGGCTCACGCAGCTGATCCTTGGCCGCCACCCCATCGACACCCGCAAGGCCACAGGCGACCGCCTGTAATCCCCATCCTCGGAAAGGAACAAGCATGGGCATCACTGTCCAGACCACGAAGCTGATCGACATCCTGTCCGACGCGTTGCAGACCGCCAGCAACGACGTCGGCGGCGTCCACCTGACCACCACGAGGGCGCCCTGGCGCGACGAACCCAGCGACGTCGACCTGCTCGCCGCATCGTCCACCAACAGGTACGTGCTCGGGCACACGTGGATTCCCTGCGATGGCCGCATCGACCCCATGGTGTGGCCGTGCGAGTCGGTCGCCAACGTGCTGTCGCTGATCAAGTCATGGAAGAAAATCAAGGGCGACCAGCACACCGTCGACATCAGCCTGGTGCTCGCCGATCCACCGGAGGACGGCAAGGACGACGAGCACCCCGGCTGGACGGTCACACTCGCTGAGACGCCAGCATTGTTCGACTCGGACAATGAGTTTCAGTTCCACGCGCACCACGAAACGAAGTTCCCGATCAGCATCGTGCACCGGATCGGCACCGACACGTTCGTCACGAAAGAGGACTACGCCGAGGTACCGCTGACCCTTTGGTCGGCGACAGTGCTGGCTCCGCTGGTGGCCGTAGCCAGGCGCCGCAACATGCAGATCCAGATGTTCCGGTCGCCGACTCGACTGCTGCAGATCGTGCAGATCGGCGACACGTGGATCGGCATCGCGATGCCGGGCACGCCTGTGCCCGGCGATGCGACGGACGGCCCCAGCATCGAGCCCGTCCTGGCCGCTGACGCCGATCTGGTTGCGGCGCTGCGCGACATGAAGGCGAGCGGTGTGTCCGTGTCGGTGGAGAACCCACAGACGGAGCTGGGCGGGATCATCGCCGACGCCGCCGCGAAGGTGAGCGACCAGTGACCGCCCCGACACTGCCAGGGGCCGACGCCTCGGTGCGGTTCTTCGTGCCGGGGAAGGCCGCCCCGCAGGGCAGCAAGCGGCACGTCGGGCGCGGCATCTTGGTCGAGTCGTCGAAAGAGGTTGGGCCGTGGCGTGAACGCGTCGCCCTGGCCGCGCACCAGGCGATGGCTGGCCGGCCGCTGTTCGGCGGCGCAGTGACGGTGTCGCTGAACTTCGTGATGCCGCGCCCGAAGTCGGCGCCGAAGACCAGGACCCCGGCGGCGGTGAGAAGGCCGGATATCGACAAGCTCTCGAGGGCCTGTCTCGATGCCTTGACGGACGTATGTTTTTCCGACGATTCGCAGGTCATCGGCCTATCCGCGTACAAGCGGCTCGCTGAGATCGGGGAGACGGCGGGCGTCGAGATCCGAGTGGAAGGCGACGAACTGTGATGCTGCAGTGGACATCCCACGACCACATCATCGGCACCCAGACCGCGGTTGGGATGCGCGGCGTGTACAGCGTGCAACGAGTCGGCCCGGAGTGGATCCTGCAGGGCCAGGGCCACGACGGTCTCACGATGCTCGCCATCCCGGTCGAGGGGAAGGCGTTCGCGTCGCTGGACTCGGCGAAGACGTGGGCCGGCGAACTGGACCGCGTGCGCTCAGTCGAGCCGCAGGTGAGTGGCTCATGAACACCTGCGAAGACCAGTCCGAACCGCTCGGCGAGAACCCCGACGTCCCGGCCCGCTACGACGCCGGCATCGGCACCCTGCTGGAAGCGATCGAACGCGGCTCCGTGATCGGTGTCCTCGGGGCGGCCGACGCGGTGCTTGCCACCAAGCAACTCGCCGAACGACAAACCCAGGCGCTCAACGCCATCCGGGAACTGCACGAGCGCGAGACCACGCTGTGCATCGAATGCGCCGATAAATGGCCGTGCCCGACCATCAGGGCTATCAATGAGGCGGGCGCATGATCACCGTCCTCTCAGATGCTGCGTGGGGTGCACGCGAAAACGCGCACCTCCACGGGAAGACCGCTGTCGGCGCCGCCGCACTGTCGGCGCAAGGCAACATGTACTCGGGCTGCAACGTCGAGCACCGGTTCCGCGCCCACGACGTGCACGCCGAAGTGAACGCGCTCACGTCGATGACAGCCGCTGGCGACGGCCCGGCTGTGGCGATCGTGATCGCTGCTGCGCGTGAGCGATTCACCCCGTGCGGTAGCTGCCTCGACTGGATTTTCGAACTCGGCGGCCCTGACTGCCTGGTCTCGTTCCAAGGTCAACCCGGCGGACCAGTGGAAACGCTGCGCGCCGACGAACTGATGCCGCATTACCCATGCTGAGGGTCGGATCGCTCTTCTCAGGAGCCGGTGGCCTGGACATGGCCGTCGAGCAGTTCTTCGGCGGCCGCACAGTGTGGCACTGCGAGCTCGATGCGGCGGCGTCGAAGGTGCTCGCTCATCGATGGCCGGGCGTACCTAACCACGGCGACATCACCGCCGTCGACTGGTCGACCGTCGAGGCCATCGACATCCTGTGCGGCGGGTTCCCATGCCAGGACATCAGTAGCGCTGGCCGTCAGGCCGGGATGGGCGCCGGTACCCGCTCGGGCCTGTGGTCCGAGTTCGCCCGTGCCATCGCAGCGCTCCGGCCGCGTCTGGTGGTCATCGAGAACGTAAGGAACCTGCTCAGCGCTGACGGTGAGGCGTGGCCGGCTGAAGTGGTCGCCGCCGACGCCGAGTGGGCGCGCCTTGCTCGCGTCGTCGCCCTCATCCACAGCAAGATCAACCGAGCCATGCGAGAGGACTGGTGGCATGGACAGTA
It encodes the following:
- the mip1 gene encoding microaggregate invasion protein 1 codes for the protein MTRALWLAAWVFGALAYIGLAVCLPLFVTAAILSAASVLAWGFRVHPDPDEWANDEWWTDESEEQARGESVMAYEFESDEWARANHQLSEMDRATTAISTRQSVGMCGDLDDVRYGGADYR
- a CDS encoding PD-(D/E)XK nuclease-like domain-containing protein — its product is MTAATMKDGLHRVVPEEVYHADRGSLSVSGAKLLLPPSCPAKFRWAMDNERKPKKEWDFGHVAHHLILGKGAEFAVLDPAVHGLKADGTMSEKPTATTKWRNAAAEARERGQVPISLSDHSAAEMLAASVLQHPAAGPIFRDGDAEVSLYHTDPETGVQKRGRVDWLEPNGDIDDVKTSTTANPAELVRKFWTLSYFMQAAWYRDLVIALGIAENPRFRFVVVEKEPPFVVTVVEYDDQAIAEGQRLNREAIRLYAECQERGVWPGYSDDVVTISLPGWAAREAEAAVTQQEAEHLIAELEGIYQ
- a CDS encoding recombinase RecT; the protein is MTSAEVVRQTPQQKTLAKLITDMTPELAKALPRHVTPERMARIAVTVVRATPKLAECSPASFLGALLTASQLGLEPGPTGEAYFVPYKQTCTFIPGYRGLIKLARQSGQVSDIYAEIVYANDKFKVTRGLQRNIEHEEAADRNNRGKPTDVYAVAKFKDGTTTFVTMTVNEVEAIRRRSMAANNGPWVTDWEAMAKKTAVRQLSKWLPLSAEFNSAVSLDGTVRTDVGPLVDAQTEFIDGEVVPSGQPEIAASAETPADDPQMVDGEPTQIRMATKAQLTRLAQIQKSEKYDSDDEWFSYLGDAAGVKARRTADVTYDEAAAVISLFDGPEQ
- a CDS encoding DNA translocase FtsK, which translates into the protein MGITVQTTKLIDILSDALQTASNDVGGVHLTTTRAPWRDEPSDVDLLAASSTNRYVLGHTWIPCDGRIDPMVWPCESVANVLSLIKSWKKIKGDQHTVDISLVLADPPEDGKDDEHPGWTVTLAETPALFDSDNEFQFHAHHETKFPISIVHRIGTDTFVTKEDYAEVPLTLWSATVLAPLVAVARRRNMQIQMFRSPTRLLQIVQIGDTWIGIAMPGTPVPGDATDGPSIEPVLAADADLVAALRDMKASGVSVSVENPQTELGGIIADAAAKVSDQ
- a CDS encoding RusA family crossover junction endodeoxyribonuclease; its protein translation is MTAPTLPGADASVRFFVPGKAAPQGSKRHVGRGILVESSKEVGPWRERVALAAHQAMAGRPLFGGAVTVSLNFVMPRPKSAPKTRTPAAVRRPDIDKLSRACLDALTDVCFSDDSQVIGLSAYKRLAEIGETAGVEIRVEGDEL